A genome region from Hevea brasiliensis isolate MT/VB/25A 57/8 chromosome 9, ASM3005281v1, whole genome shotgun sequence includes the following:
- the LOC110653389 gene encoding probable leucine-rich repeat receptor-like serine/threonine-protein kinase At3g14840 isoform X2 yields MARVGEILETMFGSLMIILLIVMAMGAIKVKAQLLPQNEVEALQEVATQLGKQDWNFKVDPCSNDTSWVTPISKDRPLYNNSVICNCSDPQGECHVVSIFLKGQDLAGVLPRAIVKLPYLKNLDLTRNYLSGNITSEWASTKLELLSLSVNRLTGSIPSYLGNITTLKAFILSANNLTGTLPPALTNLTKLTELRISSNNFIGKIPSFIQSWKHLQKLEIQASGLEGPIPSSISALNNLTELRISDLHGGGSGFPHLENMTNIELLMLRSCNISGPIPLHVAAMTKLKILDLSFNRLVGNLSTNLEGLTSMENVYLTSNLLSGPIPDWIKNGDTRAEIDLSRNNFTESTLPTTCRDRLNLFKSSSGANNSKVADECLKSYACSKDRYSLHINCGGGATTVGSITYEADEESGAAAKYVPIKEGWEISNTGHFWDKSRSSSDYIAQNLSILNMKNSELYTRARLSPLSLTYYVRCLGNGNYNVKLHFAEIVMRDNRSFYGLGSRIFDVYVQGERVLKDFNIVKEAQGVDKVIIRDFKAVVKDGSLEIHFHWAGKGTTAVPKRGTYGPLISAIDVESDFKPPSSSGSKRKKFIVAGAVVLPLFLILIIVSALWWKGCLGGRATKEQELLGLDLQTGIFTFRQIKAATNNFDPANKIGEGGFGSVYKGTLSDGTIIAVKQLSSKSKQGNREFLNEIGMISALQHPNLVRLYGCCVEGNQLLLVYEFMENNSLAHALFGTEESKLKLDWPTRQRICVGIAKGLAFLHEESALKIVHRDIKATNILLDGDLNPKISDFGLAKLDEEENTHISTRVAGTIGYMAPEYALYGYLTYKADVYSFGVVALEIVVGKSNMKYRPDENFVSLLDWALFLQQRGNLMELVDPRLGSKFKKEEIVRMAKVALLCANSSPALRPTMSEVVSMLEGRTAVHEVVVGPSMYGDGLGFEGSRNKFDQISHDSSSKTQSSHGSDASLIASSSICAQELNTFNPDSQ; encoded by the exons ATGGCAAGAGTTGGTGAAATTCTAGAGACCATGTTTGGCTCACTTATGATTATACTGCTGATTGTCATGGCCATGGGAGCAATCAAAGTTAAAGCGCAGCTTCTTCCTCAAAATGAAG TCGAAGCTCTACAAGAAGTAGCAACCCAATTAGGCAAGCAAGACTGGAACTTCAAAGTAGATCCTTGCAGTAATGACACAAGTTGGGTCACACCAATATCAAAGGACAGGCCATTGTACAACAACAGTGTAATCTGCAACTGCTCCGATCCGCAGGGCGAATGCCACGTTGTCAGCAT ATTTCTCAAAGGGCAAGATCTTGCTGGTGTGCTGCCTCGTGCTATTGTGAAACTACCTTACCTCAAGAACCT TGATCTTACTCGGAACTACCTTAGTGGTAATATAACAAGTGAATGGGCTTCTACAAAGTTGGAATTACT GTCCCTTTCTGTGAACCGCCTAACAGGATCAATCCCAAGCTATTTGGGAAATATTACCACGCTTAAAGCCTT CATTCTCAGTGCAAACAATCTGACTGGAACATTACCACCGGCTCTCACTAATTTGACCAAACTAACAGAGCT TAGGATTAGCAGTAACAACTTCATTGGAAAAATACCCAGTTTTATTCAAAGCTGGAAACATCTTCAGAAATT AGAGATCCAAGCTAGTGGTCTTGAAGGGCCAATCCCTTCTAGCATTTCTGCTTTGAATAATTTAACTGAACT AAGGATTAGTGACTTACATGGAGGAGGCTCAGGGTTTCCACACTTGGAAAATATGACAAATATTGAGCTTTT GATGTTGAGGAGTTGTAATATATCTGGACCTATCCCACTTCATGTAGCAGCAATGACGAAGCtgaaaatttt AGATCTCAGTTTCAACAGGTTGGTAGGAAATCTTTCAACAAATCTTGAAGGTCTGACAAGCATGGAAAATGT GTATCTGACAAGCAACTTGCTCTCTGGACCCATCCCAGACTGGATCAAGAATGGAGATACTCGTGC TGAAATAGACCTTTCTCGCAATAATTTTACTGAAAGCACGTTGCCAACTACTTGTCGAGATAGACT AAATTTGTTTAAAAGCTCTTCAGGAGCAAACAACTC AAAGGTTGCCGACGAGTGCCTGAAAAGCTATGCTTGTTCAAAAG ATAGATATTCATTGCATATAAATTGCGGTGGAGGTGCAACTACTGTTGGAAGTATCACTTATGAAGCAGATGAAGAGTCAGGAGCTGCAGCAAAATATGTTCCCATTAAGGAGGGTTGGGAAATTAGTAATACTGGACATTTCTGGGATAAAAGTAGATCCTCAAGTGACTACATAGCACAAAACTTGTCTATTCTCAATATGAAGAATTCTGAATTGTACACGAGAGCACGTCTTTCTCCTCTCTCCCTTACATACTATGTACGTTGTTTGGGTAATGGGAATTACAATGTGAAGCTTCACTTTGCAGAGATAGTAATGAGGGATAATAGATCCTTCTATGGTCTTGGGAGTCGCATATTTGATGTTTATGTGCAg GGGGAACGTGTGTTGAAGGATTTTAATATTGTAAAGGAAGCACAAGGGGTGGATAAGGTGATCATTCGGGATTTTAAGGCAGTCGTTAAAGATGGAAGTTTAGAGATTCACTTTCATTGGGCTGGGAAAGGGACAACAGCTGTCCCAAAGAGAGGAACATATGGTCCTCTTATATCTGCAATTGATGTGGAATCTG ACTTCAAGCCACCCAGTTCCAGCGGAAGCAAAAGGAAGAAATTCATTGTGGCTGGAGCTGTTGTTTTGCCATTGTTCCTCATTCTCATTATCGTGAGCGCTCTTTGGTGGAAAGGTTGTCTGGGAGGCAGGGCAACAAAAGAACAAG AACTACTAGGTTTAGATCTGCAAACTGGCATTTTCACCTTCAGACAAATTAAAGCTGCTACCAACAACTTTGATCCAGCTAACAAGATTGGAGAAGGTGGTTTTGGATCGGTTTACAAG GGAACATTATCAGATGGTACCATAATTGCTGTTAAGCAACTTTCTTCCAAATCAAAGCAGGGAAATAGAGAATTTTTGAATGAAATAGGCATGATTTCTGCTTTACAACATCCAAATCTTGTTAGATTGTATGGATGCTGTGTTGAAGGGAATCAATTATTGTTGGTGTATGAGTTCATGGAAAACAACAGCCTGGCACATGCATTGTTTG GCACAGAGGAAAGCAAGTTGAAATTGGATTGGCCTACAAGGCAAAGGATTTGTGTTGGCATAGCAAAAGGCCTAGCCTTCCTGCATGAAGAATCTGCATTGAAAATTGTTCATAGAGACATCAAAGCTACTAACATACTCCTTGACGGGGACCTAAACCCTAAGATTTCTGATTTTGGTTTGGCCAAGCTTGATGAAGAGGAGAACACACACATCAGCACCAGGGTTGCTGGAACTAT aGGATACATGGCACCAGAATACGCGTTATATGGCTACTTAACCTATAAGGCAGATGTTTACAGTTTTGGGGTTGTTGCATTGGAAATTGTTGTTGGGAAAAGCAACATGAAATACAGACCAGATGAAAATTTTGTCTCTCTCCTGGATTGG GCTCTCTTTTTGCAACAAAGGGGAAACCTAATGGAGCTGGTTGATCCCAGATTGGGGTCCAAGTTCAAGAAGGAAGAAATAGTCAGAATGGCAAAAGTAGCATTGCTATGCGCTAATTCTTCACCTGCACTCAGGCCTACAATGTCTGAAGTAGTAAGTATGCTTGAAGGCCGAACTGCTGTTCATGAAGTGGTCGTGGGCCCTAGTATGTATGGTGATGGATTGGGTTTTGAAGGTTCAAGGAACAAGTTTGATCAAATTTCACATGATAGTTCGAGCAAAACTCAGTCCTCTCATGGATCAGATGCATCATTAATTGCCTCATCATCTATATGTGCTCAGGAGCTTAACACATTTAATCCTGATTCTCAATAG
- the LOC110653389 gene encoding probable leucine-rich repeat receptor-like serine/threonine-protein kinase At3g14840 isoform X1, which produces MARVGEILETMFGSLMIILLIVMAMGAIKVKAQLLPQNEVEALQEVATQLGKQDWNFKVDPCSNDTSWVTPISKDRPLYNNSVICNCSDPQGECHVVSIFLKGQDLAGVLPRAIVKLPYLKNLDLTRNYLSGNITSEWASTKLELLSLSVNRLTGSIPSYLGNITTLKALSIENNLFSGTVPLQLGNLFNLEILILSANNLTGTLPPALTNLTKLTELRISSNNFIGKIPSFIQSWKHLQKLEIQASGLEGPIPSSISALNNLTELRISDLHGGGSGFPHLENMTNIELLMLRSCNISGPIPLHVAAMTKLKILDLSFNRLVGNLSTNLEGLTSMENVYLTSNLLSGPIPDWIKNGDTRAEIDLSRNNFTESTLPTTCRDRLNLFKSSSGANNSKVADECLKSYACSKDRYSLHINCGGGATTVGSITYEADEESGAAAKYVPIKEGWEISNTGHFWDKSRSSSDYIAQNLSILNMKNSELYTRARLSPLSLTYYVRCLGNGNYNVKLHFAEIVMRDNRSFYGLGSRIFDVYVQGERVLKDFNIVKEAQGVDKVIIRDFKAVVKDGSLEIHFHWAGKGTTAVPKRGTYGPLISAIDVESDFKPPSSSGSKRKKFIVAGAVVLPLFLILIIVSALWWKGCLGGRATKEQELLGLDLQTGIFTFRQIKAATNNFDPANKIGEGGFGSVYKGTLSDGTIIAVKQLSSKSKQGNREFLNEIGMISALQHPNLVRLYGCCVEGNQLLLVYEFMENNSLAHALFGTEESKLKLDWPTRQRICVGIAKGLAFLHEESALKIVHRDIKATNILLDGDLNPKISDFGLAKLDEEENTHISTRVAGTIGYMAPEYALYGYLTYKADVYSFGVVALEIVVGKSNMKYRPDENFVSLLDWALFLQQRGNLMELVDPRLGSKFKKEEIVRMAKVALLCANSSPALRPTMSEVVSMLEGRTAVHEVVVGPSMYGDGLGFEGSRNKFDQISHDSSSKTQSSHGSDASLIASSSICAQELNTFNPDSQ; this is translated from the exons ATGGCAAGAGTTGGTGAAATTCTAGAGACCATGTTTGGCTCACTTATGATTATACTGCTGATTGTCATGGCCATGGGAGCAATCAAAGTTAAAGCGCAGCTTCTTCCTCAAAATGAAG TCGAAGCTCTACAAGAAGTAGCAACCCAATTAGGCAAGCAAGACTGGAACTTCAAAGTAGATCCTTGCAGTAATGACACAAGTTGGGTCACACCAATATCAAAGGACAGGCCATTGTACAACAACAGTGTAATCTGCAACTGCTCCGATCCGCAGGGCGAATGCCACGTTGTCAGCAT ATTTCTCAAAGGGCAAGATCTTGCTGGTGTGCTGCCTCGTGCTATTGTGAAACTACCTTACCTCAAGAACCT TGATCTTACTCGGAACTACCTTAGTGGTAATATAACAAGTGAATGGGCTTCTACAAAGTTGGAATTACT GTCCCTTTCTGTGAACCGCCTAACAGGATCAATCCCAAGCTATTTGGGAAATATTACCACGCTTAAAGCCTT GAGCATCGAGAACAATCTGTTTTCAGGAACTGTTCCCCTTCAACTAGGAAACTTGTTTAATTTGGAGATTCT CATTCTCAGTGCAAACAATCTGACTGGAACATTACCACCGGCTCTCACTAATTTGACCAAACTAACAGAGCT TAGGATTAGCAGTAACAACTTCATTGGAAAAATACCCAGTTTTATTCAAAGCTGGAAACATCTTCAGAAATT AGAGATCCAAGCTAGTGGTCTTGAAGGGCCAATCCCTTCTAGCATTTCTGCTTTGAATAATTTAACTGAACT AAGGATTAGTGACTTACATGGAGGAGGCTCAGGGTTTCCACACTTGGAAAATATGACAAATATTGAGCTTTT GATGTTGAGGAGTTGTAATATATCTGGACCTATCCCACTTCATGTAGCAGCAATGACGAAGCtgaaaatttt AGATCTCAGTTTCAACAGGTTGGTAGGAAATCTTTCAACAAATCTTGAAGGTCTGACAAGCATGGAAAATGT GTATCTGACAAGCAACTTGCTCTCTGGACCCATCCCAGACTGGATCAAGAATGGAGATACTCGTGC TGAAATAGACCTTTCTCGCAATAATTTTACTGAAAGCACGTTGCCAACTACTTGTCGAGATAGACT AAATTTGTTTAAAAGCTCTTCAGGAGCAAACAACTC AAAGGTTGCCGACGAGTGCCTGAAAAGCTATGCTTGTTCAAAAG ATAGATATTCATTGCATATAAATTGCGGTGGAGGTGCAACTACTGTTGGAAGTATCACTTATGAAGCAGATGAAGAGTCAGGAGCTGCAGCAAAATATGTTCCCATTAAGGAGGGTTGGGAAATTAGTAATACTGGACATTTCTGGGATAAAAGTAGATCCTCAAGTGACTACATAGCACAAAACTTGTCTATTCTCAATATGAAGAATTCTGAATTGTACACGAGAGCACGTCTTTCTCCTCTCTCCCTTACATACTATGTACGTTGTTTGGGTAATGGGAATTACAATGTGAAGCTTCACTTTGCAGAGATAGTAATGAGGGATAATAGATCCTTCTATGGTCTTGGGAGTCGCATATTTGATGTTTATGTGCAg GGGGAACGTGTGTTGAAGGATTTTAATATTGTAAAGGAAGCACAAGGGGTGGATAAGGTGATCATTCGGGATTTTAAGGCAGTCGTTAAAGATGGAAGTTTAGAGATTCACTTTCATTGGGCTGGGAAAGGGACAACAGCTGTCCCAAAGAGAGGAACATATGGTCCTCTTATATCTGCAATTGATGTGGAATCTG ACTTCAAGCCACCCAGTTCCAGCGGAAGCAAAAGGAAGAAATTCATTGTGGCTGGAGCTGTTGTTTTGCCATTGTTCCTCATTCTCATTATCGTGAGCGCTCTTTGGTGGAAAGGTTGTCTGGGAGGCAGGGCAACAAAAGAACAAG AACTACTAGGTTTAGATCTGCAAACTGGCATTTTCACCTTCAGACAAATTAAAGCTGCTACCAACAACTTTGATCCAGCTAACAAGATTGGAGAAGGTGGTTTTGGATCGGTTTACAAG GGAACATTATCAGATGGTACCATAATTGCTGTTAAGCAACTTTCTTCCAAATCAAAGCAGGGAAATAGAGAATTTTTGAATGAAATAGGCATGATTTCTGCTTTACAACATCCAAATCTTGTTAGATTGTATGGATGCTGTGTTGAAGGGAATCAATTATTGTTGGTGTATGAGTTCATGGAAAACAACAGCCTGGCACATGCATTGTTTG GCACAGAGGAAAGCAAGTTGAAATTGGATTGGCCTACAAGGCAAAGGATTTGTGTTGGCATAGCAAAAGGCCTAGCCTTCCTGCATGAAGAATCTGCATTGAAAATTGTTCATAGAGACATCAAAGCTACTAACATACTCCTTGACGGGGACCTAAACCCTAAGATTTCTGATTTTGGTTTGGCCAAGCTTGATGAAGAGGAGAACACACACATCAGCACCAGGGTTGCTGGAACTAT aGGATACATGGCACCAGAATACGCGTTATATGGCTACTTAACCTATAAGGCAGATGTTTACAGTTTTGGGGTTGTTGCATTGGAAATTGTTGTTGGGAAAAGCAACATGAAATACAGACCAGATGAAAATTTTGTCTCTCTCCTGGATTGG GCTCTCTTTTTGCAACAAAGGGGAAACCTAATGGAGCTGGTTGATCCCAGATTGGGGTCCAAGTTCAAGAAGGAAGAAATAGTCAGAATGGCAAAAGTAGCATTGCTATGCGCTAATTCTTCACCTGCACTCAGGCCTACAATGTCTGAAGTAGTAAGTATGCTTGAAGGCCGAACTGCTGTTCATGAAGTGGTCGTGGGCCCTAGTATGTATGGTGATGGATTGGGTTTTGAAGGTTCAAGGAACAAGTTTGATCAAATTTCACATGATAGTTCGAGCAAAACTCAGTCCTCTCATGGATCAGATGCATCATTAATTGCCTCATCATCTATATGTGCTCAGGAGCTTAACACATTTAATCCTGATTCTCAATAG
- the LOC110653389 gene encoding probable LRR receptor-like serine/threonine-protein kinase At1g07650 isoform X3 — MARVGEILETMFGSLMIILLIVMAMGAIKVKAQLLPQNEVEALQEVATQLGKQDWNFKVDPCSNDTSWVTPISKDRPLYNNSVICNCSDPQGECHVVSIFLKGQDLAGVLPRAIVKLPYLKNLILSANNLTGTLPPALTNLTKLTELRISSNNFIGKIPSFIQSWKHLQKLEIQASGLEGPIPSSISALNNLTELRISDLHGGGSGFPHLENMTNIELLMLRSCNISGPIPLHVAAMTKLKILDLSFNRLVGNLSTNLEGLTSMENVYLTSNLLSGPIPDWIKNGDTRAEIDLSRNNFTESTLPTTCRDRLNLFKSSSGANNSKVADECLKSYACSKDRYSLHINCGGGATTVGSITYEADEESGAAAKYVPIKEGWEISNTGHFWDKSRSSSDYIAQNLSILNMKNSELYTRARLSPLSLTYYVRCLGNGNYNVKLHFAEIVMRDNRSFYGLGSRIFDVYVQGERVLKDFNIVKEAQGVDKVIIRDFKAVVKDGSLEIHFHWAGKGTTAVPKRGTYGPLISAIDVESDFKPPSSSGSKRKKFIVAGAVVLPLFLILIIVSALWWKGCLGGRATKEQELLGLDLQTGIFTFRQIKAATNNFDPANKIGEGGFGSVYKGTLSDGTIIAVKQLSSKSKQGNREFLNEIGMISALQHPNLVRLYGCCVEGNQLLLVYEFMENNSLAHALFGTEESKLKLDWPTRQRICVGIAKGLAFLHEESALKIVHRDIKATNILLDGDLNPKISDFGLAKLDEEENTHISTRVAGTIGYMAPEYALYGYLTYKADVYSFGVVALEIVVGKSNMKYRPDENFVSLLDWALFLQQRGNLMELVDPRLGSKFKKEEIVRMAKVALLCANSSPALRPTMSEVVSMLEGRTAVHEVVVGPSMYGDGLGFEGSRNKFDQISHDSSSKTQSSHGSDASLIASSSICAQELNTFNPDSQ, encoded by the exons ATGGCAAGAGTTGGTGAAATTCTAGAGACCATGTTTGGCTCACTTATGATTATACTGCTGATTGTCATGGCCATGGGAGCAATCAAAGTTAAAGCGCAGCTTCTTCCTCAAAATGAAG TCGAAGCTCTACAAGAAGTAGCAACCCAATTAGGCAAGCAAGACTGGAACTTCAAAGTAGATCCTTGCAGTAATGACACAAGTTGGGTCACACCAATATCAAAGGACAGGCCATTGTACAACAACAGTGTAATCTGCAACTGCTCCGATCCGCAGGGCGAATGCCACGTTGTCAGCAT ATTTCTCAAAGGGCAAGATCTTGCTGGTGTGCTGCCTCGTGCTATTGTGAAACTACCTTACCTCAAGAACCT CATTCTCAGTGCAAACAATCTGACTGGAACATTACCACCGGCTCTCACTAATTTGACCAAACTAACAGAGCT TAGGATTAGCAGTAACAACTTCATTGGAAAAATACCCAGTTTTATTCAAAGCTGGAAACATCTTCAGAAATT AGAGATCCAAGCTAGTGGTCTTGAAGGGCCAATCCCTTCTAGCATTTCTGCTTTGAATAATTTAACTGAACT AAGGATTAGTGACTTACATGGAGGAGGCTCAGGGTTTCCACACTTGGAAAATATGACAAATATTGAGCTTTT GATGTTGAGGAGTTGTAATATATCTGGACCTATCCCACTTCATGTAGCAGCAATGACGAAGCtgaaaatttt AGATCTCAGTTTCAACAGGTTGGTAGGAAATCTTTCAACAAATCTTGAAGGTCTGACAAGCATGGAAAATGT GTATCTGACAAGCAACTTGCTCTCTGGACCCATCCCAGACTGGATCAAGAATGGAGATACTCGTGC TGAAATAGACCTTTCTCGCAATAATTTTACTGAAAGCACGTTGCCAACTACTTGTCGAGATAGACT AAATTTGTTTAAAAGCTCTTCAGGAGCAAACAACTC AAAGGTTGCCGACGAGTGCCTGAAAAGCTATGCTTGTTCAAAAG ATAGATATTCATTGCATATAAATTGCGGTGGAGGTGCAACTACTGTTGGAAGTATCACTTATGAAGCAGATGAAGAGTCAGGAGCTGCAGCAAAATATGTTCCCATTAAGGAGGGTTGGGAAATTAGTAATACTGGACATTTCTGGGATAAAAGTAGATCCTCAAGTGACTACATAGCACAAAACTTGTCTATTCTCAATATGAAGAATTCTGAATTGTACACGAGAGCACGTCTTTCTCCTCTCTCCCTTACATACTATGTACGTTGTTTGGGTAATGGGAATTACAATGTGAAGCTTCACTTTGCAGAGATAGTAATGAGGGATAATAGATCCTTCTATGGTCTTGGGAGTCGCATATTTGATGTTTATGTGCAg GGGGAACGTGTGTTGAAGGATTTTAATATTGTAAAGGAAGCACAAGGGGTGGATAAGGTGATCATTCGGGATTTTAAGGCAGTCGTTAAAGATGGAAGTTTAGAGATTCACTTTCATTGGGCTGGGAAAGGGACAACAGCTGTCCCAAAGAGAGGAACATATGGTCCTCTTATATCTGCAATTGATGTGGAATCTG ACTTCAAGCCACCCAGTTCCAGCGGAAGCAAAAGGAAGAAATTCATTGTGGCTGGAGCTGTTGTTTTGCCATTGTTCCTCATTCTCATTATCGTGAGCGCTCTTTGGTGGAAAGGTTGTCTGGGAGGCAGGGCAACAAAAGAACAAG AACTACTAGGTTTAGATCTGCAAACTGGCATTTTCACCTTCAGACAAATTAAAGCTGCTACCAACAACTTTGATCCAGCTAACAAGATTGGAGAAGGTGGTTTTGGATCGGTTTACAAG GGAACATTATCAGATGGTACCATAATTGCTGTTAAGCAACTTTCTTCCAAATCAAAGCAGGGAAATAGAGAATTTTTGAATGAAATAGGCATGATTTCTGCTTTACAACATCCAAATCTTGTTAGATTGTATGGATGCTGTGTTGAAGGGAATCAATTATTGTTGGTGTATGAGTTCATGGAAAACAACAGCCTGGCACATGCATTGTTTG GCACAGAGGAAAGCAAGTTGAAATTGGATTGGCCTACAAGGCAAAGGATTTGTGTTGGCATAGCAAAAGGCCTAGCCTTCCTGCATGAAGAATCTGCATTGAAAATTGTTCATAGAGACATCAAAGCTACTAACATACTCCTTGACGGGGACCTAAACCCTAAGATTTCTGATTTTGGTTTGGCCAAGCTTGATGAAGAGGAGAACACACACATCAGCACCAGGGTTGCTGGAACTAT aGGATACATGGCACCAGAATACGCGTTATATGGCTACTTAACCTATAAGGCAGATGTTTACAGTTTTGGGGTTGTTGCATTGGAAATTGTTGTTGGGAAAAGCAACATGAAATACAGACCAGATGAAAATTTTGTCTCTCTCCTGGATTGG GCTCTCTTTTTGCAACAAAGGGGAAACCTAATGGAGCTGGTTGATCCCAGATTGGGGTCCAAGTTCAAGAAGGAAGAAATAGTCAGAATGGCAAAAGTAGCATTGCTATGCGCTAATTCTTCACCTGCACTCAGGCCTACAATGTCTGAAGTAGTAAGTATGCTTGAAGGCCGAACTGCTGTTCATGAAGTGGTCGTGGGCCCTAGTATGTATGGTGATGGATTGGGTTTTGAAGGTTCAAGGAACAAGTTTGATCAAATTTCACATGATAGTTCGAGCAAAACTCAGTCCTCTCATGGATCAGATGCATCATTAATTGCCTCATCATCTATATGTGCTCAGGAGCTTAACACATTTAATCCTGATTCTCAATAG